The following DNA comes from Methanothrix sp..
ACAACAGTTGCAAAGTGAACCTGTTTGATAACGGCCACATATACAACAATACGGCATCAACGGGAGGAGGAATATACAACAGTTACATCTTGAAAAGGGCCAAGTGAACCTGTTTGATAACGGCCACATAAACACCAATATAGCATCAATGGGAGGAGGAATCTACAACAGTTACAAAAGCACAGTGAACCTGGTCAGCGGCTCTATAGAGCACAACATAGCCACATCGCCATCACTGTCAGGAGGAGGAATCTACAACCAGGGAATACTTTGGGGCAATCTGGATATAGTACGCAACAACTGGCCAGATCAGATTGCATAATCTCAGTTGACTGGCTTTCTGTATTACAGTTGCTGCCTCAAAATGGGAAGTCTCTCTTCCCAACTTTTAACTGGTAGGATCGGAAAGGACGAAGCGAGAAGTCCACATCCTTTGGGGTGGGGATGACAGTGGAGTCCTTCCTCTGGTTTCGATATAAGCTATTTACCCCTCTCCTAAAATCTATTTTATCTTAGGGCTTCATTCGAGCTGAATTCAAATTTAACTTACAAATTTAGAATATTTTTTTGATTAAACTCGGGGGAATGTTCAAAATACGAATTCAAGTAGCTATGAAAACTTTTAAGTAATTTGGACACCTAATATCAGGTTGCACAACCAAAGGAGGTTGGATATTATGTTGTCTCCCTTAATTCCTGATATCAGGCATCCAAAATGGATTATAGTCGTCAAATTACTTGAGATTATCGCTTCTCCAAGAGCTAATAAAATCGCGGGTAGATTAAAAATATATGACAAAGATAAATTTTTATTGTCAATCAAAGTCTTAATCCTATCGGATCTATTTGAAAGGGATATTTCAAGGCTTGTTTCCGAAATAAATGAAAATATTGCCTTAAAGAGGCTTTTAGGGATTAATTCAAAGGTAAAAGCAAATGAAATATACAAAATGCAGTCAAATCTTGATTATGAATTGATTTTCACGTTTTTAAAAGATTATTTCAGCCTAGAAAGAGATTGAGGGATAAAAAGGTAGAAACAGTAATTATTGACACTAGTTCTATCGCTATCGACCTTAATTTGTGGAGAAACCGATATAGAATTGGTAAGGGAGATAAAGAATATAAATATTCATATGGTCCATCTATAGGATATTATGTCGGATTTAAGTTGATTTTGGCAATAAATCAGGATAATGAGATCCTGGGGTTTGAAATTTTCAAAACTCGCCCAATGACTCTAAAATGCTTATCCCTTTCCTCGATAAGCTATATCGCTCCAGAATTATCAAATCGGAAGATATAATCATCTGTGATAAGGGTTTTACGTCAAAAAACAATTATCAGACTATCATCAATAGATTTAATATCGTTCCGATCATATATCCCAGGAAAAACACAAATTTAGAGAAGATAATTCATAACCTAAATCCACCTTTGGATTTGTTTTTTTGTAAAAAATATAATTTGGCCATTTGGAAACGCTGTAGTTGCTTTCAAAAAACTAATCTATGAATGGGAGAGTTTCAAGATAATAAGGTCGAATATTGAAGATTTCTTTAATATAGCTAAGAATTTTCTAGGAATGAACCGAAACCATCAATATACGAAGGTTAGCATCGAAAGAGGGTTGCCCGAATAATTTTCTTGACCCAAACGTTGATTTGTTTGTTGGATGATCTAAATATTGATAAAAGGGCCATACCATATTGGTGATCTTGGGAGAGGGGTAAAGCTATTAAATGAAATCCGTATTTTAGCCGCTGCTCTTTATGAAGATATTCCATGAATTCCAAGAGTGGCCCATCGACGAAGAGCAATCTCGCCGGCAATATGCCTTCATCTGGGCTGAACTCACTGTAGTTGATCTTCTTATCAGTGATTATTTCTACATCTATCATCCTGAGCTCAACCGCTCTGAAATAATCAGAGATCAAAGGGAGAGCAGCGCTTTTGCTTTTCTTATCTCTTCTGCAATTGCATCCTTTCTCTCAATAACCCCCCGCCACTCAAAAAAGTCTTGAGGGTCTCCCATCTCTCCGCTCTCAAATGTACAGAAGGCGGTTGAGGATCTCTATCGCCTCTCGCGGATCTCTCGCTTTCATCGTTCCTGCTATATCCCAGCTCTCCAGGCTGATGACAGGTCTGTTCATCTTCAGGGCCAGGGCGATCTCAGAGAGAGTGCCATATCCGCCGGGCAGAGCGATGACCGCATCTGAGCTTCTCACAATTATGGCATTCCTGGCGTGCCCCATACCGGTGGCGATTTTTATGCCCACATGGGGATTGGCATCTCCTCTCTCTCCGGGCAGAATTCCCACCACAGTTCCTCCCGCCTCAGCCGATCCCCGGCATGCCGCCTCCATCCCACCACCCAGGCCACCGCAAAGGAGGGTGTGCCCCTCTTCTGCCAGGAGCCTGCCCAGCTCCTCTGCCATCTCCCGAACGTGAAGGCTGCATTCTCCGCCACCCACTACTGCTATCTGCATTCTGACTCTTCCCTGGATTTCAGTCCGCTCATTTATCTCATTTGCTGCTCCTGCCCCGCCGGACGGGCTGCCTGTGCCGGTCTGATATGAAAGATGAGACATAGCCCTCTTAAATCTATCTGTCCCATGTGCTCCGGCCAGCCTGCAGAATCTTCAGCATCCCCGGCATTTATTATATGCAGCCCAAACGTATAAATATAATTAGGTACTAGTGTGATCGGAATCCGATGGATTCAGGGGGTAAGACAATGAAGATAAAAGGGTTTGCATTGCCTTTAGTTTTGGCAGCTCTGATAATGCCTGCCATCGCTCAGGCGCCTTTTGGCTATGGCGGGGTGGATATTCTGGGAAGGAATGGAGGAATATTTGAATCGGAAGCTTCAGCCTTGAAATTCCCGGATTATGCAGATGTCAATATGGACATTCTGAATATCGGAAATGATCGGGCTTTGGCCATTGGTCCAGGGATAGATCCCATTGCCACCAACAATCTGCTGATCAAGAAGAATCAGGATTCAGGAGATTGCGAATGCTGTTACGGGCGCCCGCCGATAAATGGCAGCACAGGATCTAACTGTATGGATTGCTGCTATAAGGTCAATATCGATCAGATCAATGTTGGCAACCGGGACGCCATTGCATTCGGACTGTCTGAGGCCACCAATAACGTCAAGATCG
Coding sequences within:
- a CDS encoding TIGR00725 family protein; amino-acid sequence: MSHLSYQTGTGSPSGGAGAANEINERTEIQGRVRMQIAVVGGGECSLHVREMAEELGRLLAEEGHTLLCGGLGGGMEAACRGSAEAGGTVVGILPGERGDANPHVGIKIATGMGHARNAIIVRSSDAVIALPGGYGTLSEIALALKMNRPVISLESWDIAGTMKARDPREAIEILNRLLYI